From a single Brassica napus cultivar Da-Ae chromosome C9, Da-Ae, whole genome shotgun sequence genomic region:
- the LOC106401025 gene encoding indole-3-acetic acid-amido synthetase GH3.10, which yields MEPAEAGHADVIGWFEHVSEKACKTQRETLRRILELNSGVEYLRKWLGAVDVEEMDDDTLETLFTSLVPIVSHADLDPYIQRIADGETSPLLTQEPITVLSLSSGTTEGRQKYVPFTRHSSQTTLQIFRLSAAYRSRFYPIKEGGRILEFIYAGKEFKTPGGLTVGTATTHYYSSKEFKTKQETTKSFTCSPREVISGGDFGQCTYCHLLLGLHFSRQVEFVASAFSYTIVQAFSLFEDTWRDICVDIKEGSLSSRITLPKMRKAVLALIRPNPSLASLIEDVCAELESNVGWFGLIPKLWPNAKYVSSIMTGSMLTYLTKLRLYAGGLPLVSADYGSTESWIGVNVDPQLPPEDVSFAVIPTFSYFEFIPLYRQQTQQDLCSEGDFVEEKPVPLSQVKLGQEYELVLTTFTGLYRYRLGDVVEVTGFHHGTPKLSFIYRRKLILTINIDKNTEKDLQRVVDKASQLLSRTTQAEVVDFTSHADVTARPGRYIIYWEIRGEAEDKALEDCCREMDAGFVDHGYVVSRRMKSIGPLELRVVERGTFGEVAERCVGKCGGLNQFKTPRCTTNSVMLDILDGSTVKRFSSSAYN from the exons ATGGAACCTGCAGAAGCTGGGCATGCTGATGTTATTGGTTGGTTCGAGCATGTCTCGGAGAAAGCCTGCAAGACTCAAAGGGAGACGCTGCGCCGGATTCTTGAGCTCAACTCCGGAGTGGAGTATCTGAGGAAATGGCTTGGGGCTGTTGATGTTGAAGAGATGGACGATGACACCTTGGAAACTCTCTTTACTTCCTTGGTGCCTATTGTTTCCCACGCTGATTTGGATCCTTACATTCAAAGGATTGCAGATGGAGAGACCTCTCCTTTACTCACTCAAGAACCCATCACTGTTCTCTCCctcag CTCTGGAACAACAGAAGGGCGACAAAAGTATGTTCCGTTTACTCGCCATAGCTCGCAAACTACTCTTCAGATTTTCAGATTATCAGCTGCTTACAGATCAAg GTTTTATCCAATAAAGGAAGGAGGGAGGATCCTTGAGTTTATATACGCCGGGAAGGAGTTCAAGACACCAGGAGGGTTGACGGTAGGAACGGCCACAACGCATTACTATTCAAGCAAAGAGTTCAAAACCAAGCAAGAGACAACAAAGTCCTTCACCTGCAGCCCACGAGAGGTCATCTCCGGAGGCGATTTCGGGCAGTGCACGTACTGTCATCTCCTGCTCGGTCTCCATTTCTCGAGGCAAGTGGAGTTTGTAGCCTCTGCTTTCTCCTACACCATTGTCCAAGCCTTCTCCCTGTTCGAAGACACCTGGAGAGACATATGTGTTGACATAAAGGAAGGCAGTCTCAGCTCAAGAATCACTCTCCCCAAGATGAGAAAAGCTGTGTTGGCTCTGATCAGACCGAACCCGTCTTTGGCATCTCTTATCGAAGACGTCTGCGCAGAGCTGGAATCGAACGTGGGATGGTTCGGTTTGATTCCGAAGCTATGGCCAAACGCAAAGTACGTCTCCTCGATCATGACGGGCTCCATGCTGACGTATCTGACGAAGCTGAGGCTTTACGCTGGTGGTTTGCCTCTGGTGAGCGCGGATTATGGGTCGACCGAGAGCTGGATTGGTGTGAACGTTGATCCTCAGCTTCCTCCAGAAGACGTGAGCTTTGCTGTGATTCCGACTTTTAGCTACTTCGAGTTTATACCGCTTTACAGGCAGCAGACTCAACAAGACTTGTGTAGTGAAGGTGACTTTGTCGAAGAGAAGCCTGTGCCTCTCTCTCAAGTCAAGCTCGGACAGGAGTATGAGCTTGTTCTCACCACTTTCACAG GTCTTTACAGGTACAGATTAGGAGACGTCGTTGAAGTGACCGGTTTTCACCACGGCACACCAAAGCTAAGTTTCATATACAGAAGAAAGCTCATCTTAACCATCAACATTGACAAGAACACAGAGAAAGATCTTCAGAGGGTGGTCGACAAGGCGTCTCAGCTTCTGAGCCGCACCACACAAGCCGAAGTCGTCGACTTTACAAGCCACGCAGACGTTACAGCTCGTCCAGGTCGCTACATAATCTACTGGGAGATCAGAGGAGAAGCAGAGGATAAAGCTCTTGAAGATTGCTGCAGAGAGATGGATGCTGGTTTTGTGGACCATGGTTACGTTGTGTCGAGGCGTATGAAGTCCATCGGACCGCTAGAGCTACGAGTCGTGGAACGTGGCACGTTTGGGGAAGTGGCGGAAAGGTGCGTTGGGAAATGCGGTGGCTTGAACCAGTTTAAGACTCCTAGGTGCACGACCAACTCGGTTATGCTTGACATACTTGATGGTTCTACTGTTAAGAGATTTAGCAGTTCGGCTTATAACTAA
- the LOC106402066 gene encoding probable protein phosphatase 2C 52, with protein sequence MGGCVSTSSKSTCSSWSNGEKPMPRPYLGIGCCVSKRAKRTFSDHILSLQNLASIPNRIITSGKSRSSCVFTQQGRKGINQDAMIVWEDFMSEDVTFCGVFDGHGPFGHLVARKVRDTLPVKLQSFFHALQSKQNGRFRRSSSKSAVQEAVKEGSDEDKLKGLWGEAFFKSFKAMDKELRSHPNVDCFCSGSTAVTILKQGSNLFMGNIGDSRAILGSKDSNDTMVATQLTVDLKPDLPREAERIKRCKGRVFALQDEPEVSRVWLPFDDAPGLAMARAFGDFCLKEYGVISIPEFTHRVLTDKDQFIVLASDGIWDVLSNEEVVDIVASSSSRASAARILVNSAAREWKLKYPTSKMDDCAVVCLFLDGKMDSESDYDEQGFSSATNAVESDDGQRSEPCLQRNFTVRSSSDQENETYGNNVNADTEGEDEKTVGDQNWLGLEGVTRVNSLVQLPRFSEESKT encoded by the exons ATGGGAGGTTGTGTGTCGACTAGTAGTAAGAGTACGTGTAGCAGCTGGAGCAATGGAGAGAAGCCAATGCCTCGTCCATATCTTGGGATCGGTTGTTGTGTGAGCAAAAGGGCGAAGAGAACGTTTTCAGACCATATCCTCTCACTCCAGAACTTGGCCTCTATACCAAACCGTATCATCACCAGCGGCAAGAGCAGGAGCTCTTGCGTTTTCACTCAACAAGGACGCAAGGGTATTAACCAAGACGCCATGATTGTGTGGGAA GATTTTATGTCTGAGGATGTGACCTTTTGTGGTGTATTCGATGGTCATGGTCCTTTTGGTCATCTTGTTGCTCGTAAAGTGAGAGATACGTTGCCTGTGAAGTTGCAGTCTTTCTTTCATGCGCTTCAGTCAAAGCAAAACGGTCGGTTCAGAAGAAGTTCAAGCAAATCAGCTGTCCAGGAAGCTGTTAAAGAAGGTTCTGATGAAGATAAACTAAAAGGCTTGTGGGGAGAAGCTTTCTTTAAATCATTTAAGGCCATGGACAAGGAACTGCGGTCTCACCCTAATGTGGATTGTTTCTGTAGTGGTAGCACTGCTGTTACAATTCTCAAACAG GGGTCTAATCTCTTCATGGGGAACATTGGTGATTCTCGAGCCATTCTTGGATCAAAAGACAGTAATGATACCATGGTAGCAACTCAACTAACTGTTGATCTGAAACCTGATTTACCGA GGGAAGCTGAGAGGATCAAACGGTGCAAAGGCCGTGTCTTTGCTCTGCAAGATGAGCCAGAGGTGTCACGAGTTTGGCTACCTTTTGATGACGCTCCTGGACTGGCCATGGCTAGGGCGTTTGGTGACTTCTGTCTGAAAGAGTATGGAGTCATTTCGATACCTGAGTTCACTCACCGTGTCCTTACTGACAAAGATCAGTTCATTGTTCTTGCCTCAGATGGA ATATGGGATGTGCTAAGCAACGAAGAAGTGGTTGATATTGTAGCTTCATCTTCAAGCCGTGCATCAGCAGCTAGGATCTTGGTGAACTCAGCTGCACGTGAGTGGAAACTGAAGTATCCAACTTCAAAAATGGACGACTGTGCAGTTGTCTGTCTGTTTCTTGATGGGAAAATGGATTCTGAGTCGGATTACGATGAGCAGGGCTTCTCTTCAGCCACAAATGCTGTGGAATCAGATGATGGGCAGAGATCAGAACCGTGTCTACAAAGAAACTTCACAGTTAGATCATCATCAGATCAAGAAAACGAGACGTATGGTAATAATGTGAATGCAGATACTGAGGGAGAAGATGAGAAAACTGTGGGAGATCAAAACTGGTTGGGGCTGGAAGGTGTTACAAGAGTGAACTCTCTCGTCCAGCTCCCGAGATTCTCCGAAGAGTCCAAGACTTGA